A genome region from Arachidicoccus soli includes the following:
- a CDS encoding LamG-like jellyroll fold domain-containing protein yields the protein MKKQLFYKMFTKKRYAFAGLAIGLGMAVASSCNKPFPNIVQNSRDSSGLSSYIDSSVANGDNKRILYIIVDGATGSAINTITPPNIYKLTRNSIYTFNGITSKVPADSSLEGDWASLLTGVSSLKSKVYDSFDSSQIAQYPTLISRIKAVAPTDRITAFSASQTFNDELATGADIAKTFTSDADVSDAVDQNLAQDSAKLVVAQFHGPYAAGVQFGFDPGIAQYRDAISNTDTYIGNAIAAIKSRPSYSKEDWFVIVASTVSGRNALPPDAGINGSIDFSYYGQPQRNSFILFNELNGRFVQRFVQRPGSTAGTSPYDVTAFRLIGTWKSSSSFPSQRILINDPANKYSCPYGSSMTVEAKVKFNNLSQTNFMSFFGKSTSGNGRGWGFFRTQAGVPNINFNAGNGVVRKEVSLNGIQDTKWHTIAASFRWTTNKTIFVNVYLDGVLSASGESASDPAAVPAAINNSGNPLILGWFNSPSYGTVPTNLDMYITDVRIWNTELSPETIAQYSCFIGMPPAQHPNIQNLVGFYSASEGSGTTVIDGAPNPENGAVETLYGGVTEWNHLSEASNAICGPATDNYYSLTPNSVDVPYQILTYLGNNIQPQWSFDGRFWTTQYNDQVFEP from the coding sequence ATGAAAAAGCAATTGTTTTATAAAATGTTTACAAAAAAAAGATATGCCTTTGCGGGCTTGGCAATTGGGTTAGGGATGGCAGTAGCGAGTTCTTGTAACAAGCCGTTTCCGAATATTGTGCAGAACAGCCGCGATTCAAGTGGTTTATCCAGTTATATTGATTCTTCAGTAGCCAATGGCGACAATAAAAGAATATTATATATAATTGTGGATGGTGCTACTGGATCAGCCATTAACACTATTACCCCTCCGAATATTTATAAACTTACTCGTAACAGTATATATACTTTTAACGGGATTACCAGTAAGGTACCTGCGGACTCCAGTTTAGAAGGAGATTGGGCATCCTTACTTACAGGCGTTAGCTCATTAAAGAGTAAAGTGTATGATTCTTTTGATAGCAGCCAAATCGCACAATACCCAACTTTAATTTCAAGAATTAAAGCGGTTGCGCCTACCGATCGTATTACCGCTTTTAGCGCAAGCCAAACTTTTAATGATGAGCTTGCTACAGGCGCGGATATTGCCAAAACTTTTACTTCCGATGCCGATGTGAGCGATGCAGTGGATCAGAATTTGGCACAAGATAGTGCGAAATTAGTAGTTGCCCAATTTCATGGGCCTTATGCTGCCGGCGTTCAGTTTGGTTTTGATCCCGGTATAGCGCAATACCGAGATGCTATTTCTAATACCGATACTTATATCGGAAATGCCATTGCTGCGATTAAAAGCAGGCCGAGTTACAGTAAGGAAGATTGGTTTGTAATTGTTGCTTCTACTGTGAGCGGTAGGAATGCCTTGCCTCCTGATGCAGGCATTAATGGTTCAATAGACTTTAGCTATTATGGCCAACCGCAAAGGAATTCTTTTATTCTATTTAATGAATTGAATGGGCGGTTTGTTCAAAGATTTGTTCAAAGACCGGGCAGCACTGCGGGTACTTCTCCCTATGATGTTACGGCATTCAGATTGATAGGGACATGGAAATCAAGCAGTAGCTTTCCCTCTCAAAGAATCCTTATTAACGATCCGGCGAATAAATATAGTTGTCCTTATGGCAGTAGTATGACGGTAGAGGCAAAAGTAAAATTCAATAACTTGAGTCAGACAAATTTTATGTCTTTCTTTGGGAAATCAACTTCAGGTAATGGAAGGGGTTGGGGCTTCTTTAGAACGCAGGCTGGGGTACCAAATATAAATTTTAATGCAGGCAATGGTGTAGTGAGAAAGGAGGTGTCACTTAATGGTATCCAGGATACCAAATGGCATACGATTGCGGCCTCCTTCAGATGGACGACAAATAAAACTATTTTTGTTAATGTGTATTTAGATGGCGTGCTTTCTGCTTCAGGAGAAAGTGCTTCCGATCCGGCTGCGGTTCCTGCCGCTATTAATAACTCCGGCAACCCGCTTATTCTGGGTTGGTTCAATAGCCCATCTTATGGAACAGTACCTACTAATTTAGATATGTATATTACCGATGTGCGTATTTGGAATACAGAATTGAGTCCGGAAACAATTGCTCAATATAGTTGCTTTATAGGCATGCCTCCGGCACAGCATCCCAATATACAGAATTTGGTAGGGTTTTACAGTGCAAGCGAAGGCTCAGGAACAACCGTAATTGATGGTGCGCCGAATCCGGAAAACGGCGCTGTTGAAACGCTGTATGGTGGCGTTACCGAGTGGAACCATTTATCTGAAGCAAGTAATGCTATTTGTGGGCCTGCTACTGATAACTATTATTCACTTACACCCAATAGCGTAGATGTACCTTATCAGATTCTTACTTATTTGGGTAATAATATCCAACCTCAATGGTCATTTGACGGTCGGTTTTGGACAACCCAATATAATGACCAGGTATTTGAACCATAG
- a CDS encoding DUF5008 domain-containing protein, with product MYKRYFYRNAGILLTLLVLVAGVSCKKTDSLVGSPYGAPVKQPVQFLDAKPSETSGLPGDEVTFKVMGLKEQTDFQVFFNQILVQPLSYTDSLLTIVIPQNASSGTVSVTLKDGRNFFGPLFTVIGYVSLDPTFSTGSGINGTVYGFARTGSTAPYSYLIYGSFNNYNNTATATKFVNNVEYINSTGGVANNSQGLGASGAVYAGLTFQTSESQFIIGGAFSKYANRSNINNITRIHNDLSLDTLFLQVPQFVNPDPVNNPKANYDTVAKFNGGFNTLNRGGNPVVKLFKSNDGKVIVVGNFNNYDSIYYPRSTASLKVQDLTTMVNVAKIDTAGSLDLTYNFNTSTHTSGVGANGYILSAIKLDNDHIVMVGDFSSYNGQSVGRIVAVDQNGQPDYSFNTGTGANDAIKNITFCSATQKILITGLFTSYNGVACNGVVMLNTDGTVDNSFSQKIITGGIVNYAGQLNNGKIIISGNFKTYDNVVRQGFVIANPDGSLASGYNNIGAFGGQIYAIDDLGTNFGVNAVMLFGSISVFDSQQVGGIVKILLQSPH from the coding sequence ATGTACAAAAGATATTTTTATAGAAATGCAGGCATCTTATTAACATTATTGGTGTTGGTTGCCGGCGTTTCTTGTAAAAAAACAGATTCCTTGGTAGGCTCTCCTTATGGTGCGCCTGTTAAACAACCCGTGCAGTTTTTGGATGCCAAACCTTCCGAAACATCAGGTCTTCCGGGAGATGAAGTTACCTTTAAAGTTATGGGGCTAAAAGAGCAAACTGATTTTCAGGTTTTTTTCAACCAGATTTTGGTGCAGCCGCTTAGCTATACTGATAGCTTGCTTACAATTGTTATTCCACAAAATGCCAGTTCCGGGACGGTTTCTGTGACCTTAAAAGATGGCCGGAACTTTTTTGGGCCACTCTTTACGGTGATAGGATATGTTTCACTAGACCCAACTTTCTCTACCGGTTCGGGTATAAACGGAACCGTATATGGGTTTGCGAGAACCGGATCAACAGCCCCATACAGCTACTTGATATATGGTAGTTTTAATAATTATAATAATACAGCCACGGCTACCAAATTTGTAAATAATGTAGAATATATTAATAGTACCGGAGGCGTGGCAAATAATAGTCAAGGATTAGGTGCATCGGGAGCCGTTTACGCAGGCTTGACATTCCAAACGAGCGAAAGCCAGTTCATTATTGGGGGAGCCTTTTCTAAATACGCAAATAGGTCAAACATAAATAATATAACGCGGATTCATAATGATTTATCTCTTGATACCCTTTTTTTACAAGTGCCTCAATTTGTAAACCCGGATCCGGTTAATAATCCTAAGGCCAATTATGATACGGTGGCTAAATTTAATGGAGGCTTTAATACTTTAAACAGAGGAGGAAACCCTGTTGTAAAGTTATTTAAGTCAAATGACGGAAAGGTAATTGTGGTGGGTAATTTTAATAATTATGATAGTATTTATTATCCAAGGTCAACTGCTTCCCTTAAAGTGCAAGATTTGACCACGATGGTCAACGTGGCGAAAATAGACACTGCCGGAAGCCTAGATCTTACTTACAATTTTAATACAAGCACGCATACTAGTGGTGTAGGAGCTAACGGTTATATACTTAGCGCTATTAAATTAGATAATGACCATATTGTAATGGTGGGTGATTTTAGTTCTTACAACGGACAAAGCGTAGGAAGGATTGTGGCTGTTGATCAAAATGGCCAGCCAGACTATAGTTTTAATACCGGTACAGGAGCAAACGATGCCATAAAAAATATTACATTTTGTAGCGCTACACAGAAAATTTTAATTACCGGGCTGTTTACAAGTTATAACGGAGTGGCTTGTAACGGGGTTGTTATGCTGAATACAGATGGTACAGTAGATAATAGCTTTAGTCAAAAAATTATTACCGGTGGCATTGTAAACTATGCCGGACAATTAAACAACGGTAAAATTATTATTTCGGGAAATTTTAAAACGTATGACAATGTGGTACGCCAAGGTTTTGTAATAGCTAACCCGGATGGTAGTCTAGCTTCCGGCTATAACAACATTGGTGCTTTTGGTGGTCAGATTTACGCGATAGATGATTTAGGAACCAATTTTGGAGTCAATGCTGTTATGCTTTTTGGTTCTATCAGTGTGTTTGACAGCCAGCAAGTAGGCGGAATAGTGAAAATATTATTACAATCGCCACATTAA
- a CDS encoding fasciclin domain-containing protein yields the protein MKRGLNKLTLVTAIFALVLIVSMGCKKDKYYYDSGTIDPHYSGTIMQYLEAKPIQFDTLVQIIKLAGLYDTLNTQTLTFFAPGDSSISKTIQVLNYYLQASGKPNLTSLSQVKPQVWHKYLAMYIFKEKKLLADYPQLDFGNLTAFPGGYYNSLDGQLMNIGVVYNSSGGVAYQGYRQLYLNYFPDLSVPYAGLISDAVASSDIQPTNGVIQALQYPYNYFGFDPNNFATDAYQAGIDSL from the coding sequence ATGAAAAGAGGCCTTAATAAATTGACATTGGTAACAGCTATTTTTGCGTTGGTGCTCATCGTATCAATGGGCTGTAAAAAAGACAAGTATTATTATGATTCGGGTACTATCGATCCACATTATAGTGGTACAATAATGCAATATCTTGAAGCTAAGCCTATACAGTTTGATACGTTGGTGCAAATTATAAAATTAGCCGGTTTGTACGATACTTTGAATACGCAGACGCTTACCTTCTTTGCACCCGGCGATTCAAGTATAAGTAAGACTATTCAAGTTTTAAATTATTATCTACAAGCATCCGGGAAGCCAAACCTTACCAGTTTAAGCCAGGTAAAACCTCAAGTATGGCATAAGTACTTGGCGATGTATATTTTTAAAGAAAAAAAATTGTTAGCGGATTACCCGCAATTGGATTTCGGAAACCTAACTGCTTTCCCCGGAGGTTATTATAATTCTTTGGACGGTCAGCTGATGAATATCGGGGTGGTTTATAATTCTTCGGGAGGTGTAGCCTATCAAGGTTACAGGCAGTTGTACCTGAATTATTTCCCTGATCTTTCCGTTCCATATGCCGGCTTGATTAGTGATGCAGTGGCCTCTTCGGATATCCAGCCAACCAATGGTGTCATACAGGCTTTACAGTATCCGTATAATTACTTTGGGTTCGACCCTAATAATTTTGCGACAGATGCTTATCAGGCTGGTATTGATTCATTATAA
- a CDS encoding RagB/SusD family nutrient uptake outer membrane protein, giving the protein MKYRKIYYTAFIALLLLTCVGCKKFLNVTPQNALSGNNYWKTKNDVQNFMNGIYLQYRNCTMQNQALFTASGDFRCSRIWDLVSKSGSGNVYVNDVESNDMVSAVTHNDGNVRNIMDWTGFYQAIASCNILLKEIDNVPSGALTTQQLAAYKAEAVFMRSLCYFTIVRLFGDVPYNVTAYDTSALPRTDQTVVFNNCLADLKTALPNLPWTYTNISDIASRANKGAAIALMMNMNMWNANFDPANKLKYWNATDSLGGMLMDENGGAYGLLPIADFKTIFAGHSRESLFEIEQNANNQDVFYNYGQFANYVLGYKLNSQYQFVSTPPAIATPKSSMYIDQKVLNSIYPSGNGDQRASLWIANANDKTGNFAFIKFSNMVYGTTQNGVSFSASTDAHVIFRLAGAILLRAEACNDLGKTGDALTYLNMTEGRAGLPPYSSNSQTDLDNEIFVERTRELMGEGSIYYDLVRTKKILDPGYCNAMPSSDYANGGWTWPIANSALTNNPNMVLNTFWNVSY; this is encoded by the coding sequence ATGAAATATAGAAAAATATATTATACTGCTTTTATCGCACTCCTATTATTGACGTGTGTGGGCTGTAAGAAATTTTTAAATGTGACACCACAAAATGCACTTTCCGGGAATAACTACTGGAAAACCAAGAATGATGTACAGAACTTTATGAACGGAATTTATTTGCAATACAGAAATTGTACCATGCAAAATCAGGCGCTCTTTACAGCAAGCGGAGATTTTAGATGTTCTAGAATTTGGGATTTAGTTTCTAAATCTGGATCAGGGAATGTTTACGTTAATGACGTAGAATCGAATGATATGGTTTCTGCCGTAACACATAATGACGGGAATGTAAGAAATATTATGGATTGGACCGGCTTCTATCAAGCTATTGCTTCTTGTAATATATTATTAAAAGAAATCGACAATGTTCCTTCCGGGGCGCTTACAACCCAACAATTGGCAGCGTATAAAGCAGAGGCTGTATTTATGAGAAGCCTTTGTTATTTTACTATTGTACGGTTATTTGGCGATGTCCCCTATAATGTTACAGCTTACGATACTTCAGCGCTTCCAAGAACAGACCAGACGGTTGTATTTAATAATTGCCTTGCGGATCTTAAAACCGCTTTGCCTAATTTGCCTTGGACTTATACAAACATATCTGATATTGCTTCGAGAGCAAATAAGGGCGCGGCTATCGCTTTGATGATGAATATGAATATGTGGAATGCAAATTTTGACCCTGCCAATAAACTAAAGTATTGGAATGCAACAGACAGCTTAGGTGGAATGTTGATGGACGAGAATGGTGGCGCGTATGGTTTATTGCCTATTGCAGACTTTAAAACGATATTTGCGGGGCATTCCAGAGAAAGTTTATTTGAGATTGAACAAAATGCCAATAACCAGGATGTATTTTATAATTATGGACAGTTTGCAAATTATGTGCTAGGCTATAAGCTAAATTCTCAGTACCAATTTGTAAGTACGCCTCCGGCAATTGCTACACCAAAAAGCAGCATGTACATAGACCAGAAGGTGCTTAACTCAATATATCCATCCGGTAATGGCGATCAAAGAGCTAGTTTATGGATTGCCAATGCAAACGACAAAACAGGAAATTTCGCATTTATTAAATTCTCCAATATGGTTTATGGAACGACTCAGAATGGTGTATCGTTTAGCGCTTCTACCGATGCGCATGTTATTTTCCGATTGGCCGGAGCAATTTTATTGCGGGCGGAAGCCTGTAACGATTTAGGGAAAACGGGCGATGCACTTACCTACCTCAATATGACAGAAGGGCGCGCAGGCCTTCCGCCTTATAGTTCCAATTCGCAAACAGACCTTGATAATGAAATATTCGTGGAGCGTACCAGAGAATTGATGGGTGAAGGATCTATTTATTACGATTTAGTGAGGACTAAAAAAATATTAGATCCAGGTTATTGCAACGCTATGCCGAGTAGCGATTATGCCAATGGTGGCTGGACTTGGCCTATTGCAAATAGTGCCCTTACAAATAATCCGAATATGGTGCTTAATACATTTTGGAACGTAAGTTATTAA
- a CDS encoding SusC/RagA family TonB-linked outer membrane protein translates to MKYIVTVLICFGLLGFCGKQSLFAQSNNSSKEITTKSSGDSVIISGLLKDSKTNLPLPSVSISVNYPKNKIVGLSDYLGKFSVKVKRGAELLFSYVGYTNGSYNASKDNVSDVEISMVEKAAGGLSDVVVSSFRTTERATFTGASTIITAKDIKDQPANNVMELLQGRVAGLNIQNNNGTPGVMGTVQIRGLSTAAVSGSGNNAFLQPTSPLYVIDGVPIDVNTNYQYGFNSSAPGVNPLSLIPAEDVESIEVLKDAAATALWGSKGAYGVIIITTKRGNSQVPIVQYISNYTYNAVPKLRPVIGGREERDIRLAEIMNYDTAFYHGLANINTTPFLSDSLNSYYDNSTNWQAIYFRPTFSTTQNISMMGGNDKFNYKINVGYQKSSGIIKGTGFDRYNIDMSTMYNPSEKFKMSVSINTGLGKTNYGSGNAFQQDNLSGVAQASSLLPPPNLYSPISAALGSLVQNDNKAGNISGNLDLEFEPVRNLRFITTSSYTINSNTSRNFTPSFLNGGSSIGRWYNDRNYTLYNRQSLNYNTVIKDKHSFLFFIFNELNSSSFRAATAEAYAFPNDNIQGPTGYQHYGAMQGVLDNLSEARSAAFGGDFSYNYDKKYVVEFQLREDATSQNGPSVGYTKNPTVSARWNFNKEKFMENLTWLDYGSLRFSYGKNIVPQGDIFDAYGKYNFGANFNGAQTVNVDFGYLPNHTFKPIQNTQLDFGYESSFLNGRLSLVYDYYYKMVDNQSFKLALPNSSGFTNINTNAVSQVNYGHEVTLSVRPLSEHSAFKWQLSFNITHNTNVLSALPDGLREYVIVLPDGAGGSVPILYRLGSNTFTNFLYNTKGVYTSNSQVPVDPITGLRQSIRGVPLMTGGPIFSDVNGDYKIDANDEQALGDPQPKYFGGFSSYLSWKQWSLSTNVSFTLDRDVINESQSYLFNQYASPYTQNALPPFNGLNVYTKNGQIGATYPNPYNFLYNAYYDPFRINQTLFMQDGSYVKINQITIAYTVIPKFSKRYGISSARFYLTGNNIATFSPYTGPNPENITDLGRDNPNTYPNSRNYTLGLNLQF, encoded by the coding sequence ATGAAGTACATCGTTACAGTATTAATATGCTTTGGATTACTAGGTTTTTGTGGAAAGCAGTCACTTTTTGCGCAATCAAATAATTCCAGCAAAGAAATTACGACCAAAAGCTCGGGAGACTCCGTTATTATATCTGGTCTCTTAAAAGATAGTAAAACGAATTTGCCATTGCCTTCTGTTTCTATTTCTGTCAATTATCCCAAAAATAAAATAGTTGGGTTGTCTGATTATTTAGGGAAGTTTTCGGTAAAAGTAAAAAGAGGTGCCGAGTTATTATTTTCCTATGTAGGGTATACGAATGGCTCTTATAATGCTTCTAAGGATAATGTAAGCGATGTAGAAATTTCAATGGTAGAAAAAGCTGCGGGTGGACTATCAGACGTAGTTGTATCGAGTTTCCGTACAACAGAAAGAGCTACATTTACCGGCGCTTCGACCATTATCACAGCCAAAGATATTAAAGACCAACCTGCCAATAACGTAATGGAATTGTTACAAGGCCGTGTAGCAGGGCTAAATATTCAGAATAATAATGGTACTCCGGGTGTAATGGGTACAGTGCAAATACGTGGGTTATCTACTGCGGCAGTTTCGGGTTCGGGTAATAATGCTTTTCTGCAACCAACTTCGCCTTTATATGTAATCGATGGAGTTCCTATCGATGTAAATACAAATTACCAATATGGATTTAATTCTTCTGCACCAGGTGTAAATCCTTTAAGTCTTATCCCTGCTGAAGATGTGGAAAGTATTGAAGTATTGAAAGATGCGGCTGCAACTGCTCTTTGGGGTTCAAAAGGTGCATATGGTGTTATTATAATTACGACTAAAAGAGGAAATTCACAAGTACCCATCGTTCAATATATAAGTAATTATACTTATAATGCGGTTCCAAAATTGCGCCCGGTAATAGGTGGCCGGGAAGAAAGAGATATAAGGTTAGCTGAAATAATGAATTATGATACGGCATTTTATCATGGATTAGCAAATATTAATACGACACCATTTTTGTCTGATAGTTTGAACTCATATTATGACAATTCAACTAACTGGCAGGCAATATATTTCCGCCCCACGTTCAGTACGACCCAAAACATAAGTATGATGGGTGGTAATGACAAGTTTAACTATAAAATAAATGTGGGGTATCAGAAATCTTCGGGGATTATTAAGGGTACAGGATTTGACAGGTATAATATTGATATGTCCACCATGTACAATCCTAGCGAGAAATTTAAAATGTCGGTAAGCATCAATACCGGTTTGGGCAAAACAAATTATGGTAGTGGTAACGCGTTCCAACAAGATAATCTTAGTGGAGTAGCACAGGCTTCTTCCTTATTGCCTCCACCCAATTTGTATAGCCCGATTAGTGCGGCTTTGGGATCGCTGGTTCAAAATGACAATAAAGCCGGAAATATTTCCGGAAATTTAGATTTGGAATTTGAACCGGTGAGAAACCTAAGGTTTATTACCACTTCAAGCTATACTATTAATTCAAATACTAGTAGGAATTTTACACCTTCTTTTTTAAATGGCGGATCCTCAATAGGCAGGTGGTATAATGACCGTAACTATACATTGTACAATAGGCAATCCCTTAATTACAATACGGTAATTAAAGACAAACACAGCTTTTTGTTCTTCATATTTAATGAGTTAAACTCTTCCTCTTTTAGAGCGGCAACTGCGGAGGCTTATGCTTTTCCAAATGATAATATCCAAGGACCTACAGGATATCAACATTATGGTGCCATGCAAGGCGTTTTGGACAATTTATCTGAGGCGCGTTCTGCAGCGTTCGGAGGGGATTTTTCTTATAACTACGATAAAAAATATGTGGTTGAGTTTCAGTTAAGAGAAGATGCGACTTCACAAAACGGTCCTTCTGTGGGATATACCAAAAATCCTACTGTGAGTGCGCGCTGGAACTTTAACAAAGAGAAATTTATGGAGAACCTTACCTGGTTAGACTATGGTTCTTTGCGTTTTAGCTATGGTAAAAACATCGTTCCCCAGGGAGATATATTTGACGCTTACGGAAAATATAACTTTGGCGCTAATTTTAATGGCGCGCAAACGGTAAATGTAGATTTTGGTTATTTGCCTAACCATACATTTAAACCTATTCAGAATACGCAATTAGACTTTGGGTATGAATCTAGTTTTTTGAATGGAAGACTCAGTTTGGTGTACGATTATTATTACAAAATGGTCGATAACCAAAGTTTTAAATTGGCGCTTCCTAATTCGTCCGGATTTACCAATATCAATACTAACGCGGTTAGCCAAGTGAACTATGGCCACGAAGTAACTTTGAGCGTACGGCCTTTGAGTGAGCATAGCGCATTCAAATGGCAACTGAGTTTCAATATTACACATAACACCAATGTTTTGAGTGCTTTACCGGACGGCCTTAGGGAATATGTGATTGTTTTGCCTGATGGGGCCGGTGGTTCGGTTCCTATATTGTATCGTTTAGGTTCCAATACTTTTACTAATTTTTTATATAACACCAAGGGAGTATATACATCAAACAGCCAAGTTCCGGTAGACCCGATTACAGGTCTTAGACAAAGCATACGTGGAGTGCCGTTGATGACTGGCGGGCCCATATTTTCTGATGTAAATGGGGATTATAAAATTGATGCGAATGATGAACAAGCTTTAGGGGATCCTCAACCGAAATATTTTGGAGGTTTCAGTTCTTATTTGTCTTGGAAGCAATGGAGTTTATCTACAAACGTATCATTCACTTTGGATAGGGATGTAATTAATGAGTCACAGTCCTATTTATTTAATCAGTACGCTTCACCCTATACACAGAATGCGTTGCCTCCTTTCAACGGATTAAATGTATATACAAAAAATGGGCAAATAGGCGCTACATACCCCAATCCTTATAATTTTTTATATAACGCATATTACGACCCGTTTCGTATAAATCAAACCTTGTTTATGCAAGATGGATCTTATGTAAAAATAAATCAGATAACCATCGCTTATACAGTAATTCCTAAGTTTTCTAAGCGTTATGGGATATCGTCGGCGAGATTTTACCTGACTGGAAATAATATTGCGACATTTTCACCTTACACCGGCCCGAACCCTGAAAATATTACAGATTTAGGAAGAGACAATCCGAACACTTATCCTAATTCCCGAAATTATACTTTAGGATTGAACCTCCAATTTTAA
- a CDS encoding DUF5007 domain-containing protein codes for MNKRILIGFAIAFTLLLCISSCVKKYLPSDKDAIGNNARFLTTTYTPILGRNTLMTNNFDPGNSTQPLTFSIVNIKKSNGDPATELTDVFPVQIWKTAYTGLETSIAQIDSERTTEYHHLFEIREHSGEFLMWAPAKSSFVATQPDSGYVFDVEVSNSGGRQFFRNLRLKPLKEQPYVPSNLDPITGQATQAGVNPSYLTGIVGEHSDLPLGTSDVSVFFYKVGDGNTLTFKFLDTLYHPIDPHKFNTTNWQHLVHGFNMRMTDSSVTYDVAYPIPLVKGLKTNYTDPSGNYAYTRFNYSRIGFGGAVQPAELGFYFQLYEPGDWQIIFQFKKDNPKFEDE; via the coding sequence ATGAATAAGCGCATTTTAATTGGGTTTGCAATTGCCTTCACACTGTTGCTGTGTATTTCTTCTTGTGTGAAAAAATATTTGCCGTCAGATAAAGATGCAATAGGAAATAATGCTCGTTTTCTTACGACTACCTATACGCCTATCTTGGGAAGAAATACTTTAATGACTAACAATTTTGATCCGGGCAATTCTACCCAGCCACTTACATTTTCGATTGTGAATATTAAAAAATCGAATGGCGACCCTGCAACAGAACTTACCGATGTTTTTCCTGTTCAGATTTGGAAAACTGCTTACACAGGTTTAGAAACATCTATCGCGCAAATTGATTCTGAACGTACTACAGAATATCATCATTTATTTGAAATCAGGGAACATTCCGGTGAATTTTTGATGTGGGCCCCAGCGAAATCATCTTTTGTTGCCACACAACCTGATTCAGGTTATGTATTTGATGTAGAAGTAAGTAATAGCGGAGGGAGACAGTTTTTTAGAAACCTAAGGCTAAAACCTCTAAAAGAGCAGCCTTATGTGCCATCCAATTTAGACCCCATTACCGGTCAAGCGACTCAGGCAGGCGTAAATCCTTCGTATCTAACCGGGATTGTTGGAGAGCACTCTGATTTGCCTTTGGGCACGAGTGATGTTTCCGTTTTTTTTTATAAAGTTGGAGATGGGAATACGCTTACTTTTAAGTTTTTAGATACTTTGTATCATCCGATCGACCCACATAAATTTAATACGACAAACTGGCAACATTTGGTACACGGTTTTAATATGCGTATGACTGATAGTAGTGTTACTTATGATGTCGCTTACCCAATTCCTTTAGTGAAAGGGTTAAAAACCAATTATACCGATCCGTCAGGCAATTATGCTTATACTCGTTTCAACTATTCCAGAATAGGATTTGGAGGCGCCGTTCAACCGGCAGAATTGGGATTTTATTTTCAATTATATGAACCAGGCGATTGGCAAATTATTTTTCAGTTTAAGAAGGATAACCCAAAGTTTGAAGACGAATAG